In a genomic window of Anser cygnoides isolate HZ-2024a breed goose chromosome 28, Taihu_goose_T2T_genome, whole genome shotgun sequence:
- the LOC136786297 gene encoding olfactory receptor 14A16-like: MSYDRCIAICKPLHYGSLLGSRACAQMAAAAWGSGFLNAVLHTASTFSLPLCQGNAVDQFFCEISQILKLSCSDSYLREVRALVFSFSLGFGCFIFIVVSYVQIFRAVPRMPSERGQLKAFSTCLPHLAVVSLFVSTIIFAYLKPPSISSPSLDHVVAVLYSVVPPALNPFIYSMRNKGLKHALWKLIS, encoded by the coding sequence ATGTCCTATGACCGCTgcattgccatctgcaagcccctgcactacgggagcctcctgggcagcagagcttgtgcccagatggcagcagctgcctggggcagtggctttctcaatgctgtcctgcacacggccagtACATTTTCcttgcccctctgccaaggcaatgctgtggaccagttcttctgtgaaatttcccagatcctcaagctctcctgctcagattcGTACCTCAGGGAAGTCAGGGCGCTTGTGTTTAGCTTTTCTTTAGGctttggttgttttattttcattgtggtgtcctatgtgcagatcttcagggctgtgccgaggatgccctctgagcgGGGCCAGctcaaagccttttccacgtgcctccctcacctggccgtggtctccctgtttgtcagcaccaTCAtctttgcctacctgaagcccccctccatctcttccccatccctggaccaTGTGGtagcagttctgtactcagtggttCCTCCAGCATTGAACcccttcatctacagcatgaggaataaGGGACTGAAACATGCCCTGTGGAAACTGATATCTTGA
- the LOC136787329 gene encoding olfactory receptor 14C36-like — translation MSNSSSITEFLLLPFADTRELQLLHFALFLAIYLAALLGNGLILTAVACDHRLHTPMYFFLLNLALLDLGCISTTLPKAMANSLWDTRAISYAGCAAQAFLFPFLMSAEYFLLTIMAYDRYVAICKPLHYGSLLGSRACAQMAAAAWGSTFLYALLHTTNTFSLPLCQGNAVEQFFCEVPQILKLSCTDSYLREVGFLMFSAFLGFGCFVFIVLSYVQIFMAVLRMPSEQGRHKIFSTCLPHLFVVSLFLSTVIFGYLKTPSVSSPSLDLVVAVLYSVVPPVVNPLIYSIRNKELRDAVRKVASWVFLNIDKFLLFLQK, via the coding sequence acagcagctccatcaccgagttcctcctcctgccattcgcagacacgcgggagctgcagctcctgcacttcgcgctcttcctggccatctacctggctgccctcctgggcaacggcctcatcctcaccgccgtagcctgcgaccaccgcctccacacccccatgtacttcttcctcctcaacctcgccctcctcgacctgggctgcatctccaccactctccccaaagccatggccaattccctctgggacaccagggccatttcctatgcaggatgtgctgcacaggcctttcttttcccctttctcatgtcagcagagtattttcttctcaccatcatggcctatgaccgctacgttgccatctgcaagcccctgcactacgggagcctcctgggcagcagagcttgtgcccagatggcagcagctgcctggggcagtacTTTTCTCTATGCCCTGCTGCACACtaccaatacattttccctgcccctctgccaaggcaatgccgtggagcagttcttctgtgaagttccccagatcctcaagctctcctgcacaGACTCCTATCTCAGGGAAGTTGGATTTCTCATGTTCAGTGCTTTTTTGgggtttggctgttttgttttcatcgtgctgtcctatgtgcagatcttcatggcagtgctgaggatgccctcggagcagggacggcacaaaATCTTCtccacatgcctccctcacctgtttgtggtctccctgtttctcagcactgtcATATTTGGCTACCTGAAGACCCCCTCcgtctcttccccatccctggatctggtggtggcagttctgtactcggtggtgcctccagtagtgaaccccctcatctacagcataaGAAACAAGGAGCTCAGAGATGCTGTTAGAAAAGTAGCTTCATGGGTGTTTCTGAACATTGAtaaatttctcctctttctccaaaagTGA